The proteins below are encoded in one region of Apium graveolens cultivar Ventura chromosome 4, ASM990537v1, whole genome shotgun sequence:
- the LOC141721102 gene encoding histone-lysine N-methyltransferase ATXR7 isoform X2, whose protein sequence is MVSSTEKGDGSDSEIQFSEHGEATVSRKRRKVSELVHRDLSWNVLEEHCHVSASSSVERSHDCLSNVSNSLSCCNCDDAKLNSGVDTRFQLNGGNESISRSSTGGTSYPVNDAKLNSDIDTSGQLNGNNGSISHSSAGDTTYPVNDDKLNSGVEVDTRCQLNGGSETLSHTSIAGTSFPVKAEAAYASPAFVNSWMYVNAEGQLCGPYIQEQLYEGLSSGFLPEDLSVYPILNGSLINSVPLNYFKQFPDHVATGFAYLPGSISGVQTPAYCQTYPGSDFPSNTQELATTSGSYVSQTAYPAYVSFSNHNSNSQDLNTGEANFSKPYMPVSGEEPCWLFDDDEGRKHGPHSLVELYSWHHYGYLCDSLMITHADNKFKPFSLKSVVDTWRTGEKTFSLSNDKAHSTGSIQSISEDLCSQLHSGIMKTARRVVLDEVISHVIAECIASKKANKYQKFEVINQNVNAWSASTNMSKSCSASVVVTSSHEKALSDCVSEHTLPASRSPISTSSSLKSVGSAENFLDACAIIYRMLFDSSMQVVWNAVFHDPIVEFSSAWRRTKLWPSHSAVLGQKNSRKQYEGEVAKGQFVALQSEPGISDGEADCPPGFELPSIVSDVHILSPSVSSCFCNGEESYGRDLQSKNQIFKDVGSILVGVEHDLHFSAMMSLTPYFESIVDEEVKTIIGSPEDDQSNEVEVDPPIEQQHIISLSGSSETFLDLEKISDNNYQVPSESEKRDHQNSVSARNPVSHVLTNTLVKLCATLRGTDVVKDIDMLDAPGSEIKSENLAPLQISTVRSSRSQERFPQITLYVVLAMFRQKLHDDLLRECSSSLIKGAFNKFWFSYRSSRKSSKSKKVMRTNRINDERPSNLSAAVDKYNEKVRSKHDTEPSDISLMTGRYTYSRKKGLRNKSGSFSEWANFANIGSHKISVGLSNEPDASVEATQNTEVNASVLSKIIDLDCSTEICADANEQTVQSEHLPSDTTNHKALKIAHVNEKSSRRTKKLLPALPNDSTKVKKDANSKSKNLGTQEHGSDGSKMFLINQNKVLNTKRKHTVDNNTPPEKLLKVEKGPTGQVPFKQVEVTKSKSSKYRTSPVYPKSYGCARTSINGWEWHKWSITATPSERTRVRGSTLRHAQSRGSEINVSQISNSKGLSARTNRVKMRNLLAAADGADLLKATQLKARKKRLRFQQSKIHDWGLVALEPIDAEDFVIEYVGELIRSSISDIRERQYEKMGIGSSYLFRLDDGYVVDATKRGGIARFINHSCEPNCYTKVISVEGQKKIFIYAKRHILAGEELTYDYKFPVEEIKIPCNCGSNRCRRSLN, encoded by the exons ATGGTCTCTAGTACTGAGAAAGGAGATGGATCGGATTCGGAAATTCAGTTTAGTGAACACGGGGAAGCTACTGTATCTAGAAAGAGACGGAAAGTGTCTGAATTGGTGCACAGGGATTTGTCGTGGAATGTACTTGAAGAACACTGTCATGTTAGTGCTTCATCTTCGGTTGAGAGGAGTCACGATTGTTTAAGTAATGTTAGTAATTCTTTATCATGTTGTAATTGTGATGATGCTAAATTAAATTCGGGAGTTGACACGCGCTTCCAGTTAAATGGCGGAAATGAAAGTATATCTCGTAGCAGTACAGGAGGCACTTCTTATCCGGTCAATGACGCGAAGTTAAATTCAGATATTGACACGAGCGGCCAGTTAAATGGCAACAACGGAAGCATATCTCATAGCAGTGCAGGCGACACTACTTATCCGGTTAATGATGATAAGTTGAATTCGGGAGTTGAAGTTGACACGAGATGCCAGTTAAATGGCGGCAGTGAAACCTTATCTCATACTAGTATCGCAGGCACTTCTTTTCCGGTCAAGGCAGAAGCTGCCTATGCATCTCCTGCATTTGTGAATTCTTGGATGTATGTCAATGCAGAAGGTCAATTGTGTGGTCCTTACATTCAGGAGCAATTGTATGAGGGGTTGTCATCTGGTTTTCTGCCAGAAGATCTTTCTGTCTACCCAATATTGAATGGGAGCTTGATTAACTCTGTTCCACTGAATTACTTTAAACAGTTTCCGGATCATGTTGCTACCGGATTTGCATATTTACCAGGGTCTATCTCTGGAGTTCAGACACCTGCATATTGTCAAACTTACCCTGGCAGTGACTTTCCATCAAACACTCAGGAACTAGCCACAACCAGTGGATCTTATGTTTCTCAGACTGCATATCCAGCTTATGTTAGTTTTAGCAATCATAACTCCAATTCTCAGGACTTGAACACCGGTGAAGCCAATTTTTCTAAGCCATATATGCCAGTG TCAGGTGAAGAACCTTGTTGGCTTTTTGATGACGATGAAGGGAGGAAACATGGCCCACACTCTCTTGTAGAACTTTACTCTTGGCATCACTATGGGTATCTTTGTGATTCATTGATG ATTACTCATGCCGACAATAAGTTCAAGCCCTTCAGTTTAAAATCCGTAGTGGACACTTGGAGAACCGGGGAGAAAACTTTCTCTCTATCCAATGACAAAGCCCACTCTACTGGTTCTATACAGAGCATATCTGAAGATCTTTGCTCTCAACTGCACTCTGGGATCATGAAAACGGCACGTAGAGTTGTTCTAGATGAAGTTATTAGTCATGTTATTGCGGAGTGTATTGCCTCAAAGAAAGCAAACAAGTACCAGAAGTTTGAAGTGATCAATCAGAATGTGAATGCATGGTCTGCAAGTACCAACATG AGTAAATCTTGTTCTGCGAGCGTCGTGGTTACTAGTTCACATGAAAAGGCATTATCTGATTGTGTTTCTGAGCACACTCTGCCAGCAAGCAGAAGTCCAATCAGCACTTCATCTAGCTTGAAGTCTGTTGGCAGTGCAGAGAATTTCTTGGATGCTTGTGCTATTATCTATCGGATGCTGTTTGATTCGTCTATGCAAGTCGTATGGAATGCTGTCTTTCATGATCCTATAGTTGAATTTTCCTCAGCCTGGAGGAGGACAAAATTGTGGCCCAGCCATAGTGCTGTCCTTGGACAGAAGAACTCGAGAAAGCAATACGAGGGAGAAGTAGCGAAAGGGCAGTTTGTAGCT TTGCAATCTGAACCAGGAATATCTGATGGGGAAGCTGATTGCCCTCCCGGGTTTGAGCTGCCGAGTATTGTATCTGATGTACACATTTTGTCACCTTCCGTGTCTTCATGTTTTTGCAATGGAGAAGAGTCTTATGGAAGGGATCTTCAGAGCAAGAATCAAATCTTCAAGGATGTGGGTTCCATTTTGGTAGGTGTAGAACATGACCTTCATTTCTCGGCAATGATGTCTTTGACTCCATATTTTGAATCTATTGTGGATGAAGAAGTGAAAACAATAATTGGTTCCCCAGAAGATGACCAATCGAATGAG GTGGAAGTTGATCCACCTATTGAACAGCAACATATAATAAGTCTGAGTGGTTCTTCAGAGACGTTTCTTGATTTGGAAAAAATCTCAGATAATAATTATCAAGTTCCGTCAGAATCAGAAAAGCGAGATCATCAGAATAGTGTTTCTGCCAGAAATCCTGTGTCTCATGTTTTGACAAACACACTTGTTAAACTTTGTGCAACTTTACGTGGTACAGATGTGGTTAAAGATATCGATATGCTGGATGCACCTGGATCTGAGATTAAATCTGAAAACCTTGCTCCATTACAGATTAGCACAGTCCGCTCCTCCAGGTCACAAGAGCGTTTTCCTCAGATAACACTCTATGTTGTCTTAGCTATGTTCCGTCAAAAGTTGCACGATGATCTACTCAGGGAATGTAGTTCCTCACTTATTAAAGGTGCTTTTAACAAGTTTTGGTTCTCATATCGCTCTTCAAGAAAAAGCTCTAAATCAAAGAAAGTGATG AGAACGAACAGGATAAATGATGAGAGACCCAGTAATTTGTCTGCTGCAGTTGACAAGTATAATGAAAAGGTTAGGAGTAAGCATGACACAGAACCTTCAGACATTTCTTTAATGACCGGAAGATACACATATTCCCGTAAGAAAGGGTTGAGGAACAAGTCGGGTTCATTTTCCGAGTGGGCAAATTTTGCTAACATTGGATCTCATAAAATATCTGTTGGGCTTTCAAATGAACCAGATGCATCCGTAGAGGCAACTCAGAATACAGAAGTTAATGCTTCAGTTCTGTCTAAAATTATAGATTTAGATTGCTCTACTGAGATATGTGCTGATGCTAATGAGCAGACTGTGCAGAGTGAACACTTGCCATCTGATACCACAAACCATAAAGCACTGAAAATTGCACATG TCAATGAGAAAAGTTCAAGACGTACCAAAAAGTTACTCCCGGCCCTGCCAAATGACTCAACCAAGGTCAAGAAGGATGCTAACAGTAAAAGCAAGAATTTGGGAACTCAGGAGCATGGCAGTGATGGTTCCAAAATGTTCCTAATAAACC AAAACAAGGTTTTAAATACAAAACGGAAGCATACAGTGGATAATAACACCCCCCCTGAGAAACTGTTGAAAGTGGAAAAAGGCCCCACTGGGCAAGTGCCATTTAAACAAGTAGAGGTTACAAAGAGCAAAAGCAGTAAATACAGAACATCGCCAGTCTACCCTAAGTCTTATGGATGTGCCCGAACATCGATCAACGGTTGGGAATGGCATAAATGGTCAATTACTGCAACTCCTTCCGAAAGAACTCGTGTACGAGGAAGTACCCTTAGACATGCTCAAAGCAGGGGATCCGAAATAAATGTCTCTCAAATTTCAAATTCCAAGGGCCTGTCTGCACGAACAAACAGGGTGAAAATGCGCAATCTTCTTGCTGCAGCTGATGGTGCTGATCTTTTAAAAGCCACTCAGCTTAAG GCACGAAAGAAACGTTTACGTTTCCAACAGAGCAAGATACATGATTGGGGTCTGGTTGCACTGGAGCCAATTGATGCGGAAGATTTTGTTATTGAATACGTTGGAGAACTAATTCGATCTAGT ATATCTGATATACGTGAACGCCAATATGAGAAGATGGGAATTGGGAGCAGTTATCTCTTTAGACTGGATGATGGGTATGTG GTAGATGCTACAAAGCGTGGTGGAATTGCTAGATTTATAAATCATTCCTGTGAG CCTAATTGCTATACGAAAGTTATTAGTGTTGAAGGCCAGAAAAAGATTTTCATTTATGCAAAAAGACATATACTTGCTGGTGAAGAACTCACATATGATTATAAATTTCCAGTGGAAGAAATAAAAATACCCTGCAACTGCGGTTCTAATAG GTGTCGTCGATCACTTAATTAG
- the LOC141721102 gene encoding histone-lysine N-methyltransferase ATXR7 isoform X4, with amino-acid sequence MVSSTEKGDGSDSEIQFSEHGEATVSRKRRKVSELVHRDLSWNVLEEHCHVSASSSVERSHDCLSNVSNSLSCCNCDDAKLNSGVDTRFQLNGGNESISRSSTGGTSYPVNDAKLNSDIDTSGQLNGNNGSISHSSAGDTTYPVNDDKLNSGVEVDTRCQLNGGSETLSHTSIAGTSFPVKAEAAYASPAFVNSWMYVNAEGQLCGPYIQEQLYEGLSSGFLPEDLSVYPILNGSLINSVPLNYFKQFPDHVATGFAYLPGSISGVQTPAYCQTYPGSDFPSNTQELATTSGSYVSQTAYPAYVSFSNHNSNSQDLNTGEANFSKPYMPVSGEEPCWLFDDDEGRKHGPHSLVELYSWHHYGYLCDSLMITHADNKFKPFSLKSVVDTWRTGEKTFSLSNDKAHSTGSIQSISEDLCSQLHSGIMKTARRVVLDEVISHVIAECIASKKANKYQKFEVINQNVNAWSASTNMSKSCSASVVVTSSHEKALSDCVSEHTLPASRSPISTSSSLKSVGSAENFLDACAIIYRMLFDSSMQVVWNAVFHDPIVEFSSAWRRTKLWPSHSAVLGQKNSRKQYEGEVAKGQFVALQSEPGISDGEADCPPGFELPSIVSDVHILSPSVSSCFCNGEESYGRDLQSKNQIFKDVGSILVGVEHDLHFSAMMSLTPYFESIVDEEVKTIIGSPEDDQSNEVEVDPPIEQQHIISLSGSSETFLDLEKISDNNYQVPSESEKRDHQNSVSARNPVSHVLTNTLVKLCATLRGTDVVKDIDMLDAPGSEIKSENLAPLQISTVRSSRSQERFPQITLYVVLAMFRQKLHDDLLRECSSSLIKGAFNKFWFSYRSSRKSSKSKKVMKRTNRINDERPSNLSAAVDKYNEKVRSKHDTEPSDISLMTGRYTYSRKKGLRNKSGSFSEWANFANIGSHKISVGLSNEPDASVEATQNTEVNASVLSKIIDLDCSTEICADANEQTVQSEHLPSDTTNHKALKIAHVNEKSSRRTKKLLPALPNDSTKVKKDANSKSKNLGTQEHGSDGSKMFLINQNKVLNTKRKHTVDNNTPPEKLLKVEKGPTGQVPFKQVEVTKSKSSKYRTSPVYPKSYGCARTSINGWEWHKWSITATPSERTRVRGSTLRHAQSRGSEINVSQISNSKGLSARTNRVKMRNLLAAADGADLLKATQLKARKKRLRFQQSKIHDWGLVALEPIDAEDFVIEYVGELIRSSISDIRERQYEKMGIGSSYLFRLDDG; translated from the exons ATGGTCTCTAGTACTGAGAAAGGAGATGGATCGGATTCGGAAATTCAGTTTAGTGAACACGGGGAAGCTACTGTATCTAGAAAGAGACGGAAAGTGTCTGAATTGGTGCACAGGGATTTGTCGTGGAATGTACTTGAAGAACACTGTCATGTTAGTGCTTCATCTTCGGTTGAGAGGAGTCACGATTGTTTAAGTAATGTTAGTAATTCTTTATCATGTTGTAATTGTGATGATGCTAAATTAAATTCGGGAGTTGACACGCGCTTCCAGTTAAATGGCGGAAATGAAAGTATATCTCGTAGCAGTACAGGAGGCACTTCTTATCCGGTCAATGACGCGAAGTTAAATTCAGATATTGACACGAGCGGCCAGTTAAATGGCAACAACGGAAGCATATCTCATAGCAGTGCAGGCGACACTACTTATCCGGTTAATGATGATAAGTTGAATTCGGGAGTTGAAGTTGACACGAGATGCCAGTTAAATGGCGGCAGTGAAACCTTATCTCATACTAGTATCGCAGGCACTTCTTTTCCGGTCAAGGCAGAAGCTGCCTATGCATCTCCTGCATTTGTGAATTCTTGGATGTATGTCAATGCAGAAGGTCAATTGTGTGGTCCTTACATTCAGGAGCAATTGTATGAGGGGTTGTCATCTGGTTTTCTGCCAGAAGATCTTTCTGTCTACCCAATATTGAATGGGAGCTTGATTAACTCTGTTCCACTGAATTACTTTAAACAGTTTCCGGATCATGTTGCTACCGGATTTGCATATTTACCAGGGTCTATCTCTGGAGTTCAGACACCTGCATATTGTCAAACTTACCCTGGCAGTGACTTTCCATCAAACACTCAGGAACTAGCCACAACCAGTGGATCTTATGTTTCTCAGACTGCATATCCAGCTTATGTTAGTTTTAGCAATCATAACTCCAATTCTCAGGACTTGAACACCGGTGAAGCCAATTTTTCTAAGCCATATATGCCAGTG TCAGGTGAAGAACCTTGTTGGCTTTTTGATGACGATGAAGGGAGGAAACATGGCCCACACTCTCTTGTAGAACTTTACTCTTGGCATCACTATGGGTATCTTTGTGATTCATTGATG ATTACTCATGCCGACAATAAGTTCAAGCCCTTCAGTTTAAAATCCGTAGTGGACACTTGGAGAACCGGGGAGAAAACTTTCTCTCTATCCAATGACAAAGCCCACTCTACTGGTTCTATACAGAGCATATCTGAAGATCTTTGCTCTCAACTGCACTCTGGGATCATGAAAACGGCACGTAGAGTTGTTCTAGATGAAGTTATTAGTCATGTTATTGCGGAGTGTATTGCCTCAAAGAAAGCAAACAAGTACCAGAAGTTTGAAGTGATCAATCAGAATGTGAATGCATGGTCTGCAAGTACCAACATG AGTAAATCTTGTTCTGCGAGCGTCGTGGTTACTAGTTCACATGAAAAGGCATTATCTGATTGTGTTTCTGAGCACACTCTGCCAGCAAGCAGAAGTCCAATCAGCACTTCATCTAGCTTGAAGTCTGTTGGCAGTGCAGAGAATTTCTTGGATGCTTGTGCTATTATCTATCGGATGCTGTTTGATTCGTCTATGCAAGTCGTATGGAATGCTGTCTTTCATGATCCTATAGTTGAATTTTCCTCAGCCTGGAGGAGGACAAAATTGTGGCCCAGCCATAGTGCTGTCCTTGGACAGAAGAACTCGAGAAAGCAATACGAGGGAGAAGTAGCGAAAGGGCAGTTTGTAGCT TTGCAATCTGAACCAGGAATATCTGATGGGGAAGCTGATTGCCCTCCCGGGTTTGAGCTGCCGAGTATTGTATCTGATGTACACATTTTGTCACCTTCCGTGTCTTCATGTTTTTGCAATGGAGAAGAGTCTTATGGAAGGGATCTTCAGAGCAAGAATCAAATCTTCAAGGATGTGGGTTCCATTTTGGTAGGTGTAGAACATGACCTTCATTTCTCGGCAATGATGTCTTTGACTCCATATTTTGAATCTATTGTGGATGAAGAAGTGAAAACAATAATTGGTTCCCCAGAAGATGACCAATCGAATGAG GTGGAAGTTGATCCACCTATTGAACAGCAACATATAATAAGTCTGAGTGGTTCTTCAGAGACGTTTCTTGATTTGGAAAAAATCTCAGATAATAATTATCAAGTTCCGTCAGAATCAGAAAAGCGAGATCATCAGAATAGTGTTTCTGCCAGAAATCCTGTGTCTCATGTTTTGACAAACACACTTGTTAAACTTTGTGCAACTTTACGTGGTACAGATGTGGTTAAAGATATCGATATGCTGGATGCACCTGGATCTGAGATTAAATCTGAAAACCTTGCTCCATTACAGATTAGCACAGTCCGCTCCTCCAGGTCACAAGAGCGTTTTCCTCAGATAACACTCTATGTTGTCTTAGCTATGTTCCGTCAAAAGTTGCACGATGATCTACTCAGGGAATGTAGTTCCTCACTTATTAAAGGTGCTTTTAACAAGTTTTGGTTCTCATATCGCTCTTCAAGAAAAAGCTCTAAATCAAAGAAAGTGATG AAGAGAACGAACAGGATAAATGATGAGAGACCCAGTAATTTGTCTGCTGCAGTTGACAAGTATAATGAAAAGGTTAGGAGTAAGCATGACACAGAACCTTCAGACATTTCTTTAATGACCGGAAGATACACATATTCCCGTAAGAAAGGGTTGAGGAACAAGTCGGGTTCATTTTCCGAGTGGGCAAATTTTGCTAACATTGGATCTCATAAAATATCTGTTGGGCTTTCAAATGAACCAGATGCATCCGTAGAGGCAACTCAGAATACAGAAGTTAATGCTTCAGTTCTGTCTAAAATTATAGATTTAGATTGCTCTACTGAGATATGTGCTGATGCTAATGAGCAGACTGTGCAGAGTGAACACTTGCCATCTGATACCACAAACCATAAAGCACTGAAAATTGCACATG TCAATGAGAAAAGTTCAAGACGTACCAAAAAGTTACTCCCGGCCCTGCCAAATGACTCAACCAAGGTCAAGAAGGATGCTAACAGTAAAAGCAAGAATTTGGGAACTCAGGAGCATGGCAGTGATGGTTCCAAAATGTTCCTAATAAACC AAAACAAGGTTTTAAATACAAAACGGAAGCATACAGTGGATAATAACACCCCCCCTGAGAAACTGTTGAAAGTGGAAAAAGGCCCCACTGGGCAAGTGCCATTTAAACAAGTAGAGGTTACAAAGAGCAAAAGCAGTAAATACAGAACATCGCCAGTCTACCCTAAGTCTTATGGATGTGCCCGAACATCGATCAACGGTTGGGAATGGCATAAATGGTCAATTACTGCAACTCCTTCCGAAAGAACTCGTGTACGAGGAAGTACCCTTAGACATGCTCAAAGCAGGGGATCCGAAATAAATGTCTCTCAAATTTCAAATTCCAAGGGCCTGTCTGCACGAACAAACAGGGTGAAAATGCGCAATCTTCTTGCTGCAGCTGATGGTGCTGATCTTTTAAAAGCCACTCAGCTTAAG GCACGAAAGAAACGTTTACGTTTCCAACAGAGCAAGATACATGATTGGGGTCTGGTTGCACTGGAGCCAATTGATGCGGAAGATTTTGTTATTGAATACGTTGGAGAACTAATTCGATCTAGT ATATCTGATATACGTGAACGCCAATATGAGAAGATGGGAATTGGGAGCAGTTATCTCTTTAGACTGGATGATGG GTAG